A single genomic interval of Paralichthys olivaceus isolate ysfri-2021 chromosome 7, ASM2471397v2, whole genome shotgun sequence harbors:
- the mt2 gene encoding metallothionein-2, translating into MDPCDCSKSGTCNCGGSCTCKNCTCTTCNKSCCPCCPSGCTKCASGCVCKGKTCDTSCCQ; encoded by the exons ATGGACCCCTGCGACTGCTCCAAGA GTGGAACCTGCAACTGCGGAGGATCTTGCACCTGCAAGAACTGCACCTGCACCACCTGCAACAAGA GCTGCTGCCCATGCTGCCCATCCGGCTGCACCAAGTGCGCCTCTGGCTGCGTGTGCAAAGGGAAGACATGCGACACCAGCTGCTGTCAGTGA
- the LOC109624686 gene encoding lathosterol oxidase-like isoform X2, whose product MDRVLNIADHYILTPYVYPASWPEDEALRQIISLWVVTTMGAELLYLGFGALNFYSVFDHNLMKHPQFIKNQVRKEIQLGVTSIFWMSFPTVAIFFWEIRGHSKLHDNISESSLGWPGVFLSIAGFLFFTDMWIYWIHRWMHHKRIYKHLHKQHHVFKIPTPFASHAFHPLDGFLQSLPYHVYAFIFPLQKVVYLSLFVFVNFWTISIHDGDYRIPGPLICVINSAAHHVDHHLYFNYNYGQYFTLWDRLGGSYRHPSALLGEGSHDHVRKLMAEAAKKK is encoded by the exons ATGGATCGCGTGCTGAACATCGCTGACCACTACATCCTCACTCCGTACGTTTACCCGGCCTCGTGGCCCGAGGATGAAGCTCTGCGTCAGATCATCAGCCTGTGGGTGGTGACAACAATGGGAGCAGAGCTGCTCTACCTGGGCTTTGGTGCTCTTAACTTCTACAGTGTGTTTGACCACAATCTCATGAAACATCCACAGTTTATTAAG AACCAGGTTAGAAAAGAAATCCAGCTGGGAGTCACCTCGATTTTCTGGATGAGCTTCCCCACAGTAGCTATTTTCTTCTGGGAGATCAGGGGACACAGCAAACTTCATGACAACATCAGCGAATCTTCCCTGG gCTGGCCTGGAGTGTTCCTGAGCATTGCTGGCTTCTTGTTCTTTACCGACATGTGGATCTACTGGATACACCGGTGGATGCATCATAAGCGCATTTACAAG CACTTACATAAGCAACACCACGTATTCAAGATCCCCACGCCATTTGCCAGCCATGCCTTCCACCCACTCGATGGCTTCCTGCAGAGCTTACCCTACCATGTCTACGCCTTCATCTTTCCCCTGCAAAAG GTGGTGTACCTCtcactctttgtctttgtcaattTTTGGACCATTTCCATACACGACGGAGATTACCGCATCCCCGGCCCTCTGATATGTGTGATTAACAGTGCTGCTCACCATGTGGACCATCACCTCTACTTCAACTACAACTATGGACAATACTTCACGCTCTGGGATCGTCTGGGGGGCTCCTACAGGCATCCCTCTGCCCTGCTGGGGGAGGGGTCCCACGACCACGTACGCAAGCTCATGGCAGAGGCTGCAAAGAAAAAGTGA
- the rspry1 gene encoding RING finger and SPRY domain-containing protein 1 yields the protein MIVAAWITFCACRSLAKVLLFLSSSNSLPPFWETLASVVSSTGIMGNSCVCREDSDLEDHHHGSTRVTRGQARRADHGTGVGSDAGEARSSRPRDPVRPPRRGRGPHEPRRKKQNVDGLVLDTLAVIRTLVDNDQEPPYSMITLHEMAETDDGWLEVVQSLIRVIPLDDPLGPAVITLLLDECPLPTKDALQKLSDMLSLSSAVAQQDALNPAKHRNTTAVLGCLAEKLAGPASIGLLSPGTLEYLLESLSSEAHPTVMLFALIALEKFSQTSENKLTVSESCISNRLSVLESWAEQPDYLKRQVGFCSQWSLDNLFLKDGRQFTYEKVNLTNINAMLNSNDVSEYLKISPSGLEARCDASSFESVRCTFCVDSGVWYYEVTVITSGVMQIGWATKDSKFLNHEGYGIGDDEYSCAYDGCRQLIWYNARSKPHSHPCWKEGDAIGFLLDLSKKQMIFYLNGHQLPPEKQVFSSATSGFFAAASFMSYQQCEFNFGAKPFRHPPSVKFSTFNDFASLLPSEKIILPRHRRLALLKQVSIRDNCCTLCCDVMADTELRPCGHGGMCMECALQLETCPLCRQDIQTRVRLIAHVS from the exons ATGATAGTAGCAGCTTGGATCACTTTCTGTGCCTGCAGGAGCCTTGCAAAGGTTCTgctcttcctttcctcctcaaACTCCCTTCCCCCATTCTGGGAGACCCTTGCCAGTGTGGTCTCCAGCACTGGAATCATGGGTAACAGCTGTGTTTGCCGGGAGGATAGTGACTTGGAGGACCATCACCACGGATCGACGAGGGTGACCAGAGGACAAGCTAGACGGGCGGATCATGGTACTGGTGTAGGTTCTGACGCAGGTGAGGCAAGGAGCAGTCGGCCAAGGGATCCAGTCAGGCCCCCGCGCCGAGGACGAGGGCCGCATGAGCCCCGGCGGAAGAAGCAGAACGTGGATGGTCTGGTGCTGGACACACTGGCTGTCATCAGAACACTTGTAGACAA tgatCAAGAGCCGCCCTACTCCATGATCACTTTGCATGAGATGGCAGAGACAG ATGATGGTTGGCTGGAGGTCGTCCAATCTCTGATTCGAGTTATCCCATTGGACGATCCGCTTGGTCCTGCAGTGATCACCCTTCTTTTGGATGAGTGTCCCTTGCCCACCAAG GATGCTTTGCAGAAACTCTCTGACATGTTGAGTCTGAGTTCGGCTGTAGCACAACAGGATGCTTTAAATCCTGcgaaacacagaaacaccacaGCTGTCCTGGGATGTCTGGCAGAGAAACTGGCCG GACCAGCCAGTATTGGACTGTTGAGCCCTGGAACCCTTGAGTATCTTCTAGAGAGTCTG AGCTCTGAAGCCCATCCCACTGTCATGCTGTTTGCTCTCATCGCTTTGGAGAAGTTCTCCCAGACCA GTGAGAACAAACTGACAGTGTCCGAGTCTTGTATCAGTAATCGCCTTTCTGTCCTGGAGTCATGGGCAGAACAACCCGACTACTTGAAGAGGCAGGTTGGATTCTGTTCACAGTGGAGCCTTGACAATTTGT TTCTTAAGGATGGTCGTCAGTTCACCTATGAGAAGGTCAACCTCACTAATATCAACGCCATGCTGAACAGCAATGACGTCAGCGAGTACCTTAAGATTTCTCCCTCTGGACTAGAG GCTCGATGTGACGCCTCGTCCTTTGAGAGCGTACGTTGTACGTTTTGCGTGGATTCCGGCGTGTGGTACTATGAGGTTACAGTCATTACATCAGGTGTGATGCAAATTGGATGGGCCACCAAGGACAGCAAGTTCCTCAACCAT GAGGGATACGGAATTGGAGATGATGAATACTCATGTGCGTACGATGGCTGCAGGCAGCTCATCTGGTACAACGCTCGCAGTAAACCTCACTCTCACCCCTGCTGGAAAGAGG GAGATGCCATTGGCTTCTTGTTGGACCTCAGCAAGAAGCAGATGATCTTTTATCTAAATGGACATCAGCTGCCACCAGAGAAACAGGTCTTCTCATCAGCCAC GTCGGGTTTCTTCGCTGCAGCCAGCTTTATGTCATACCAGCAGTGTGAGTTTAACTTTGGGGCCAAGCCTTTCCGTCACCCACCCTCTGTCAAGTTCAGCACCTTCAACGACTTTGCTTCACTGCTGCCCAGTGAAAAGATCATCCTACCCAG ACATCGCCGTCTGGCCTTACTAAAGCAGGTTAGCATCCGAGACAACTGCTGCACACTGTGTTGTGACGTAATGGCAGACACGGAGCTGCGGCCCTGTGGACATGG TGGTATGTGTATGGAGTGTGCCTTACAGTTAGAGACGTGCCCCTTGTGCCGCCAGGACATCCAGACCCGAGTAAGACTCATTGCACATGTCTCCTGA
- the pllp gene encoding plasmolipin, producing MADFPSKVATETSSPNSQSSHGGSNRLRGLAGNVTTTMDMVFLRSITSILMCAEIIIGLLQWALIASSNYTLLPVYGWVMFVTVTLWILTTILFFMLLFGAQRKLSAVPWPLTVMAYNGIATVLYLSAFLANAATVHRFSYYYEHMAAAAFFGAVVTLTYATSAFFSYLDWKDDGGNAATSTVPT from the exons ATGGCAGATTTCCCGTCCAAAGTCGCCACGGAGACGAGCTCCCCCAACTCCCAGAGCTCTCATGGGGGGAGCAACAGGCTCCGAGGCCTGGCTGGTAACGTCACCACCACGATGGACATGGTCTTTCTCCGAAGCATCACATCCATCCTCATGTGCGCTGAAATA ATAATAGGGCTGCTCCAGTGGGCGTTGATAGCCAGCTCCAACTACACGTTGTTGCCAGTGTACGGTTGGGTGATGTTTGTGACCGTCACTCTGTGGATCCTCACCACCATCCTCTTCTTCATGTTGCTGTTTGGTGCCCAGCGGAAACTCAGTGCTGTCCCCTGGCCCCTGACG GTCATGGCGTATAACGGCATTGCCACCGTCCTCTATCTCTCCGCCTTCCTGGCCAACGCAGCAACTGTCCACCGTTTCTCCTATTACTATGAACATATGGCAGCCGCTGCC TTCTTCGGCGCTGTGGTGACCCTGACGTACGCTACAAGTGCTTTCTTCTCCTACTTGGACTGGAAGGATGATGGAGGAAACGCTGCCACTAGCACGGTGCCGACTTAG
- the anapc13 gene encoding anaphase-promoting complex subunit 13: MDSEIQRDGRVLDLTDDAWREDKLPYEDVTIPLSELPEAEQDNGGSTESVKEQEMKWTDLALQSLHENTPSTGS; this comes from the exons ATGGACAGTGAAATCCAGAGAGACGGGAGAGTCCTGGATCTCACCGACGATGCCTGGAGGGAAGACAAGCTGCCGTATGAAGACGTCACCATCCCCCTG AGCGAGCTGCCTGAAGCTGAGCAGGACAATGGAGGATCCACAGAGTCGGTGAAAGAGCAAGAGATGAAGTGGACGGACCTCGCCTTGCAGAGCCTCCACGAAAACACACCGAGCACCGGAAGCTGA
- the LOC109624686 gene encoding lathosterol oxidase-like isoform X1 gives MERSHRPDICPGPDCAMDRVLNIADHYILTPYVYPASWPEDEALRQIISLWVVTTMGAELLYLGFGALNFYSVFDHNLMKHPQFIKNQVRKEIQLGVTSIFWMSFPTVAIFFWEIRGHSKLHDNISESSLGWPGVFLSIAGFLFFTDMWIYWIHRWMHHKRIYKHLHKQHHVFKIPTPFASHAFHPLDGFLQSLPYHVYAFIFPLQKVVYLSLFVFVNFWTISIHDGDYRIPGPLICVINSAAHHVDHHLYFNYNYGQYFTLWDRLGGSYRHPSALLGEGSHDHVRKLMAEAAKKK, from the exons ATG GAACGTTCACACCGACCAGACATCTGCCCTGGTCCAG ACTGTGCCATGGATCGCGTGCTGAACATCGCTGACCACTACATCCTCACTCCGTACGTTTACCCGGCCTCGTGGCCCGAGGATGAAGCTCTGCGTCAGATCATCAGCCTGTGGGTGGTGACAACAATGGGAGCAGAGCTGCTCTACCTGGGCTTTGGTGCTCTTAACTTCTACAGTGTGTTTGACCACAATCTCATGAAACATCCACAGTTTATTAAG AACCAGGTTAGAAAAGAAATCCAGCTGGGAGTCACCTCGATTTTCTGGATGAGCTTCCCCACAGTAGCTATTTTCTTCTGGGAGATCAGGGGACACAGCAAACTTCATGACAACATCAGCGAATCTTCCCTGG gCTGGCCTGGAGTGTTCCTGAGCATTGCTGGCTTCTTGTTCTTTACCGACATGTGGATCTACTGGATACACCGGTGGATGCATCATAAGCGCATTTACAAG CACTTACATAAGCAACACCACGTATTCAAGATCCCCACGCCATTTGCCAGCCATGCCTTCCACCCACTCGATGGCTTCCTGCAGAGCTTACCCTACCATGTCTACGCCTTCATCTTTCCCCTGCAAAAG GTGGTGTACCTCtcactctttgtctttgtcaattTTTGGACCATTTCCATACACGACGGAGATTACCGCATCCCCGGCCCTCTGATATGTGTGATTAACAGTGCTGCTCACCATGTGGACCATCACCTCTACTTCAACTACAACTATGGACAATACTTCACGCTCTGGGATCGTCTGGGGGGCTCCTACAGGCATCCCTCTGCCCTGCTGGGGGAGGGGTCCCACGACCACGTACGCAAGCTCATGGCAGAGGCTGCAAAGAAAAAGTGA
- the arl2bp gene encoding ADP-ribosylation factor-like protein 2-binding protein produces the protein MDIQEPNVRSCVENIVEMVDTDEENFAISSSSAPDAAFDAVIGCIEDIIMDEEFQQLQQSFMEENYLEFDNSDENKLSYTHIFKEYVDRLEKHLEQQLTERIPEFNMNTFIDLLMQHKDEVAGDIFDMLLTFTDFMAFKEMFLEYRAGKEGRGLDLSQGLVVTPLISSGSKCSSSTESQ, from the exons ATGGACATCCAGGAACCAA ATGTTCGCAGCTGTGTAGAAAACATCGTAGAGATGGTTGACACGGATGAAGAAAACTTTGCTATTTCCAG TTCCTCTGCTCCGGATGCTGCTTTCGATGCTGTCATTGGCTGCATAGAGGACATCATCATGG ATGAGGAGtttcagcagcttcagcagagTTTCATGGAGGAGAACTACCTGGAATTCGACAACTCTGATGAGAACAAACTCAgctacacacacatcttcaaaGAATAT gtTGATCGACTGGAGAAACACTTGGAGCAGCAGCTGACGGAGAGAATCCCAGAGTTCAACATGAACACTTTCATAGATCTGCTCAT GCAGCACAAAGACGAGGTGGCAGGAGACATCTTTGACATGCTGCTGACGTTCACAGATTTCATGGCGTTTAAGGAGATGTTTCTGGAATACAGAGCT ggGAAGGAGGGCCGAGGTCTGGACCTGAGTCAAGGACTGGTGGTCACACCTCTGATCTCTTCAGGCTCCAAATGCAGCAGTTCCACTGAATCACAGTGA